One Sediminicola sp. YIK13 DNA segment encodes these proteins:
- a CDS encoding PhoH family protein, producing the protein MNELIIELTEISPREFFGQQNENIDLLKKYFPKLKIVARGSKVKVYGDEDLLEEFDRRFEKMTAHFAKYNKLDENVIERILASNGQEEMETSQISTDVLLHGVSGRLIKAQTLNQQKLVDSSKQNDMVFAVGPAGTGKTYTGVALAVKALKEKQVKRIILTRPAVEAGENLGFLPGDLKEKLDPYMQPLYDALRDMIPPEKLAHFIENGTIQIAPLAFMRGRTLDNAFVILDEAQNTTHAQMKMFLTRMGKNAKFIITGDPGQIDLPRRIISGLKEALLVLKNVEGIGIIYLDDKDVIRHRLVKKVIDAYKDIEHQN; encoded by the coding sequence TTGAACGAACTTATAATTGAACTTACGGAAATTAGTCCAAGAGAATTTTTTGGACAGCAGAATGAAAACATTGATTTACTTAAGAAATACTTTCCCAAATTAAAGATTGTTGCTAGGGGCAGTAAGGTAAAAGTGTATGGGGATGAGGACCTCTTGGAGGAGTTCGATAGGCGGTTTGAGAAGATGACAGCCCATTTTGCAAAGTACAATAAGCTAGATGAGAACGTCATTGAAAGAATCCTTGCCAGCAACGGACAGGAAGAAATGGAAACCTCGCAAATTAGTACTGATGTGCTATTGCATGGGGTTAGCGGCAGATTGATCAAGGCACAGACATTAAACCAACAAAAATTGGTGGATTCGTCCAAACAAAACGATATGGTCTTCGCCGTAGGTCCTGCAGGAACCGGAAAAACCTATACCGGGGTGGCCTTAGCCGTAAAAGCACTAAAAGAGAAGCAGGTAAAGCGAATCATTTTAACCAGACCTGCTGTAGAGGCCGGAGAGAATTTAGGGTTTTTGCCTGGTGATTTAAAGGAAAAGTTAGACCCCTATATGCAGCCACTATATGATGCGTTGAGGGACATGATACCTCCTGAAAAACTGGCCCATTTCATAGAAAATGGCACTATACAAATAGCGCCCTTGGCGTTCATGAGGGGAAGAACGTTGGACAATGCCTTCGTAATCTTGGATGAGGCCCAAAACACCACCCATGCCCAGATGAAGATGTTCCTGACCAGAATGGGTAAGAATGCCAAGTTCATCATTACCGGGGACCCAGGACAAATAGATTTACCAAGGAGAATTATATCCGGATTAAAGGAGGCGCTATTGGTGCTTAAAAATGTAGAAGGAATAGGAATTATATATCTGGACGATAAAGACGTGATTCGTCATCGTTTGGTTAAGAAGGTAATTGATGCATATAAAGACATAGAGCATCAAAATTAA
- a CDS encoding phosphoribosylaminoimidazolesuccinocarboxamide synthase — MNNTITSTNFNFPGQKSVYKGKVREVYQLENDILVMVATDRLSAFDVVMPKGIPYKGQILNQIATKMMADTADIVPNWLLATPDPNVAVGHACEPFKVEMVIRGYMSGHAAREYKLGKRILCGVTMPEGMKENDKFPEPIITPATKAEMGDHDEDISREDILKRGIVSEDDYVVLEKYTRDLFQRGTEIAAKRGLILVDTKYEFGKTKDGKIVLIDEIHTPDSSRYFYADGYEERQNRMEPQKQLSKEFVRQWLISEGFQGLEGQKVPVMSDDYITTVSERYIELYENITGEKFVKADISDIQSRIEKNVLAYLKS, encoded by the coding sequence ATGAACAATACCATTACAAGCACAAATTTTAATTTTCCCGGACAAAAAAGTGTCTACAAGGGAAAAGTAAGGGAAGTATACCAGTTGGAAAACGATATTTTGGTAATGGTTGCAACGGATAGGCTCTCTGCCTTTGACGTGGTAATGCCAAAAGGTATTCCTTATAAAGGACAGATTCTCAATCAGATCGCCACCAAAATGATGGCGGATACGGCCGATATTGTACCTAACTGGCTTTTGGCAACTCCGGACCCCAACGTTGCCGTTGGCCATGCCTGCGAGCCCTTTAAAGTAGAAATGGTAATTCGCGGATATATGTCGGGCCATGCGGCAAGGGAATACAAATTGGGCAAGAGGATCTTATGTGGGGTTACAATGCCAGAAGGCATGAAGGAAAATGATAAGTTTCCCGAACCCATCATTACCCCGGCTACAAAAGCTGAAATGGGAGATCATGATGAGGATATTTCCAGAGAGGATATATTAAAAAGGGGCATAGTTTCAGAAGATGATTATGTTGTATTGGAAAAATACACCCGAGATCTTTTTCAAAGAGGCACCGAAATAGCCGCTAAAAGAGGTTTGATATTGGTAGACACCAAATATGAATTTGGCAAGACCAAAGATGGAAAAATTGTATTGATAGATGAGATCCATACCCCAGATTCCTCTCGTTATTTTTATGCCGATGGCTATGAGGAAAGACAAAATAGGATGGAGCCACAAAAGCAACTCTCTAAAGAGTTTGTGAGACAATGGTTGATAAGTGAGGGGTTCCAAGGATTGGAAGGACAAAAAGTTCCTGTAATGTCGGATGATTATATTACCACGGTATCAGAAAGGTATATAGAACTCTATGAGAATATTACTGGAGAGAAGTTTGTTAAGGCAGATATATCGGATATCCAATCCCGTATTGAAAAAAATGTGCTTGCTTATTTAAAGTCGTAG
- a CDS encoding 3'-5' exonuclease, whose translation MINLFKKQKKDYPDFWVTYERSFENKIPNDLKSVRFVVLDTETTGFDYNTDRILCIGAIGLKNNTIAIQDSLEVFVHQEHYNIESAEIHCILKKGKIERLPEIEALQQLLEYLGNSVIIAHHTKFDVTMINRALERHGLPKLKNKALDTAVLYKKSLLFTTLLEKKDHYTLDDLADKFSISKEDRHTAIGDSYITAIAFLKILNRMKYRKEPTLKDLFK comes from the coding sequence ATGATAAACCTCTTCAAAAAGCAGAAAAAGGATTACCCAGATTTTTGGGTCACTTACGAAAGGTCTTTCGAGAATAAAATCCCTAATGACCTTAAGTCGGTTCGCTTTGTAGTCCTAGATACAGAAACCACAGGATTTGATTATAACACGGATCGAATTTTATGTATAGGTGCTATTGGACTTAAAAATAACACCATTGCCATTCAAGACAGCCTGGAGGTGTTTGTACATCAAGAACACTATAATATTGAAAGTGCAGAAATACACTGTATCCTAAAAAAAGGAAAGATAGAACGCCTACCTGAAATTGAAGCCTTGCAGCAATTATTGGAGTACCTCGGAAATTCTGTAATCATAGCACACCACACCAAATTTGATGTCACTATGATCAATAGGGCCTTAGAGCGCCATGGATTGCCCAAATTAAAGAACAAGGCTTTAGATACAGCCGTATTGTACAAAAAATCCCTGCTTTTTACGACGTTGCTGGAAAAAAAAGATCATTACACACTGGATGACCTTGCAGATAAGTTCAGTATCTCAAAAGAAGATAGGCATACCGCTATTGGCGACTCCTATATTACCGCCATTGCTTTTCTTAAGATCCTGAACAGGATGAAATATAGAAAGGAGCCTACTTTAAAGGATCTGTTCAAATAA
- a CDS encoding DUF294 nucleotidyltransferase-like domain-containing protein, whose product MKNTISHRVADFLKNYPPFSLLPQYEIETLSEQISIIYKEKDTLIFAENEESHSHFYVVHKGAVALRKSPKNDIVDICDEGDIFGLRPLIALENYKMEAKTHEESILYAIPISIFKPYALENKEVGNFLIESFASNTRNPYSKSHRGKLFGESEVVEEVNTIQKLHDLQPVKYSKKLVTCSPRTTAKSIAATMTKKNVGAMLVVKDSLPIGIITDKDLRNKIVTGEYPITTAASKIMTSPVITYRKNLTITQAQMAMMKSNISHLCLTKDGTTNTKACGILSKHDVMVALGNNPAVLIKAIKRAKRFKEIKPIRASIMQLLHGYLAQNIPMTLTSKIIAELNDACIKQVVKIALSKMQDPPPVKFAWLAMGSQGRSEQLLHTDQDNALVFEDVEEELLEETKAYFLKLASTVNKGLNVIGYDYCPAEMMASNPKWCQSLEQWKQTVSHWITNPGNDEVLLSSIFFDYSLAYGDAQMVAELSDYIFKSVSSYPIFYVHLASGALQNPSPTGFFRQFLVEQDGAHKDFFDIKRRALMPLTDAARVLILSHSVKSINNTAERFEKLAQLEPNNEELYLACSYASKALLKFRTKQGLLHNDSGRFIALESLTKEEKIKLKRTFKTISEIQELISIRFKVANILG is encoded by the coding sequence ATGAAGAATACCATTTCCCATAGGGTTGCTGATTTTTTGAAAAATTACCCTCCTTTCAGCCTTCTCCCGCAGTACGAAATTGAAACTCTTTCGGAGCAAATTTCTATTATTTACAAAGAAAAGGACACCCTTATTTTTGCTGAGAATGAAGAGTCACACTCCCATTTCTATGTGGTACATAAGGGGGCTGTTGCCTTGCGCAAAAGTCCTAAAAACGATATTGTGGATATATGCGATGAAGGAGATATTTTTGGACTAAGACCCCTAATAGCTCTCGAAAACTATAAAATGGAGGCAAAAACCCATGAAGAGAGTATTCTTTATGCTATTCCAATATCAATCTTTAAGCCTTATGCACTAGAAAACAAGGAAGTAGGGAACTTTCTAATTGAAAGCTTTGCTTCCAACACCCGAAATCCCTATTCTAAAAGCCACAGGGGTAAGCTTTTTGGTGAGTCAGAAGTAGTGGAAGAAGTAAATACCATTCAAAAACTACATGATCTTCAACCTGTTAAATATTCTAAAAAACTTGTTACATGTTCGCCTAGGACTACAGCAAAGTCCATAGCCGCGACAATGACCAAAAAAAATGTTGGTGCCATGCTGGTGGTGAAGGACTCATTGCCCATAGGGATCATTACAGATAAAGATTTGAGGAATAAAATTGTCACTGGAGAATATCCCATTACTACGGCCGCTTCCAAAATAATGACTTCCCCTGTTATCACCTACCGCAAGAATCTCACCATTACCCAGGCCCAAATGGCCATGATGAAAAGCAATATTAGCCACTTGTGCCTTACAAAGGATGGTACAACCAATACCAAAGCCTGTGGTATTCTTTCCAAGCATGATGTAATGGTTGCCCTAGGTAATAATCCTGCCGTCCTTATAAAGGCAATTAAAAGAGCTAAAAGATTTAAGGAAATTAAGCCCATCAGGGCAAGTATCATGCAGTTACTGCATGGGTATTTGGCACAAAATATTCCGATGACCTTGACTTCTAAAATTATTGCCGAATTGAACGATGCCTGCATCAAGCAAGTCGTAAAGATAGCCCTGTCGAAAATGCAAGATCCGCCACCAGTAAAATTTGCATGGCTGGCAATGGGAAGTCAGGGAAGAAGTGAACAACTGTTGCATACAGATCAGGACAATGCCCTTGTTTTTGAGGATGTGGAAGAGGAATTATTGGAAGAGACGAAGGCCTATTTTTTAAAATTGGCTTCCACAGTAAATAAAGGTCTTAACGTCATTGGATATGATTATTGTCCCGCAGAAATGATGGCCTCTAACCCCAAATGGTGTCAAAGTCTAGAACAATGGAAACAAACCGTTTCCCATTGGATCACCAATCCAGGTAATGATGAAGTGTTGCTGTCCTCTATATTTTTTGACTATAGTTTGGCTTATGGGGATGCCCAAATGGTAGCTGAATTATCTGACTATATCTTTAAAAGCGTAAGCAGTTACCCCATATTTTATGTGCATTTGGCAAGTGGCGCCCTTCAAAACCCATCCCCTACCGGTTTCTTTAGGCAGTTTCTCGTTGAACAGGATGGTGCCCATAAGGATTTCTTTGATATTAAAAGACGTGCATTAATGCCATTGACAGATGCCGCCCGTGTTCTTATCTTATCCCACTCCGTAAAATCTATCAACAATACCGCGGAACGATTTGAAAAATTGGCACAATTGGAACCCAATAATGAAGAGCTATATCTGGCCTGTTCTTATGCTTCCAAAGCCCTATTAAAATTTAGAACCAAGCAGGGCCTACTCCATAATGATTCGGGGAGGTTCATAGCCCTGGAATCCCTTACCAAGGAGGAAAAAATAAAGCTAAAAAGGACCTTCAAGACCATTTCAGAAATTCAGGAACTCATTTCAATCCGTTTCAAAGTAGCCAACATATTAGGATGA
- a CDS encoding fasciclin domain-containing protein — MNLMKIISAFALVGVITTSCGQTKKEASDAMDEASTEVMEVVEQTVETPNIVGVAAGNENFTTLVAAVKAADLVATLSSEGPFTVFAPTNDAFAKLPAGTVEGLLKPESKGTLTAVLTYHVVAGKFEAAAVIDAINKNNGKFEVTTVQGGMITLSLNDGNVMLTDAKGGTATVVMADVAASNGVIHAIDTVVMPQ, encoded by the coding sequence ATGAACCTAATGAAAATTATTAGCGCCTTTGCACTTGTTGGAGTAATTACTACCTCTTGTGGGCAAACAAAAAAAGAAGCGTCAGATGCAATGGACGAAGCCTCCACTGAGGTAATGGAAGTTGTTGAACAAACAGTTGAAACACCAAATATTGTAGGTGTTGCTGCTGGGAACGAAAACTTTACAACCTTGGTAGCTGCGGTAAAAGCAGCAGATTTGGTAGCAACTTTGAGCAGTGAAGGACCATTTACGGTTTTTGCACCGACCAATGATGCATTTGCAAAATTACCAGCAGGAACAGTAGAAGGACTTTTGAAGCCAGAAAGTAAAGGAACTTTAACAGCCGTATTGACTTACCACGTCGTGGCAGGAAAATTTGAGGCTGCTGCCGTTATTGATGCCATTAATAAAAATAATGGAAAGTTTGAAGTAACCACAGTACAAGGTGGAATGATAACTTTAAGCTTAAACGATGGTAATGTGATGTTGACCGATGCCAAAGGAGGAACTGCGACCGTAGTTATGGCCGATGTAGCCGCTTCTAATGGGGTAATACACGCTATCGATACTGTAGTGATGCCACAATAA
- a CDS encoding AI-2E family transporter, translating to MNVKNSFSGSYLKYLQILFFTFLFLYFGKVLFIPLSFALLIALILYPFCSALENKKWPRSLAIALSMALVFLLFLGILWLLMWQMTFLKNDIPFLVEKLEEGLQEWLKEKYDLDFNFESYWLENLAANSGNGFGSFIQGLFENVGNFLFALFMIPVFTVLFLFHRGQFVQVLRSMIPEQYHSRLYFILREVSHSYFKYIIGLIKVYVIVGILNSIGLMILGVEHALLFGMLSAIMTIVPYVGIIISALLPISVVYITTGSWLYPLGVIAVFSFVQYLESSIIFPKVVGEQMNVSTWAILVALIGGGIIWGVSGMVLFIPFVAILKIVSGYIEEWKPLNILLGRGEPEKPKN from the coding sequence ATGAATGTAAAAAACAGCTTTTCCGGGTCCTATCTTAAATACCTGCAGATCCTGTTTTTTACGTTTCTTTTTCTTTATTTTGGAAAAGTCCTCTTCATTCCATTATCCTTTGCTCTTTTAATAGCCCTTATACTTTATCCTTTTTGTAGTGCACTTGAAAATAAAAAATGGCCTAGAAGTTTGGCTATTGCACTATCTATGGCCCTCGTATTCTTATTGTTCCTAGGGATTTTATGGCTTTTAATGTGGCAAATGACTTTCTTAAAAAATGATATTCCTTTTCTGGTAGAAAAACTGGAAGAAGGTTTGCAAGAATGGCTAAAAGAAAAATATGATTTAGATTTTAATTTTGAATCCTATTGGTTAGAAAATCTTGCTGCCAACTCAGGAAATGGTTTTGGATCATTTATACAAGGGTTGTTTGAAAATGTAGGCAACTTTTTGTTTGCATTGTTTATGATTCCTGTTTTTACCGTTCTATTTCTCTTTCATCGGGGGCAATTTGTACAAGTTCTGCGCTCCATGATACCCGAACAATATCACTCCAGACTTTATTTTATACTCCGTGAAGTTTCCCATTCTTACTTCAAATATATTATAGGTCTCATCAAGGTGTATGTTATTGTAGGCATCCTCAATAGTATTGGCTTGATGATTCTAGGGGTAGAACATGCACTTTTGTTTGGGATGCTTAGTGCCATTATGACTATTGTACCCTACGTGGGAATTATTATAAGTGCTCTTCTTCCCATTTCAGTGGTGTATATAACTACAGGCTCCTGGCTTTATCCCTTGGGGGTAATTGCTGTTTTTTCCTTCGTCCAATATCTGGAGAGCAGTATTATTTTTCCAAAAGTGGTAGGCGAACAAATGAATGTAAGCACATGGGCCATCTTGGTAGCCCTTATAGGAGGAGGGATTATTTGGGGGGTTTCCGGGATGGTGTTATTTATCCCTTTTGTGGCCATTCTCAAAATAGTAAGTGGTTATATTGAGGAATGGAAGCCACTTAATATATTACTAGGCCGTGGTGAACCAGAGAAACCTAAAAATTGA
- a CDS encoding DUF1338 domain-containing protein, with product MMVTNDFSPLANVLDALFTPYKTRVPDVAKVNAAMISRGIIENESQIINDHIAFRTLGVPHLGIASFEKIFLHYGYEKRDYYFFEGKKLNAYWYAPPSEEYPRIFMSELRVDDLSEKAQQIIRAYTKHITSDPVDAIDLNDTQAVGDFFHKALWQLPSIEDYKGLAEESEYAAWVIHNRYYLNHYTLSVHEFTEEFNTIEKFNTFLESEGISLNTAGGKIKTSADGLLKQSSTIAKMVEAKFSGGQKMEIAGSYVEFAERLVLPEFRSLEPTSIQHKHRRDGFESANADKIFESTYSEQTGSIK from the coding sequence ATGATGGTTACAAACGATTTTTCTCCATTGGCAAATGTTTTAGATGCCCTGTTCACCCCTTACAAAACCAGGGTGCCCGATGTGGCCAAAGTAAATGCTGCCATGATTTCTAGGGGCATCATTGAAAATGAAAGCCAAATTATAAATGATCATATTGCCTTTAGAACCTTAGGAGTCCCACATTTGGGGATAGCTTCTTTTGAGAAAATATTTCTTCACTACGGTTATGAAAAAAGGGATTACTACTTCTTTGAAGGCAAAAAATTGAATGCCTATTGGTATGCCCCACCATCTGAGGAGTATCCACGTATTTTTATGAGCGAATTAAGGGTTGATGATTTATCTGAAAAAGCGCAACAGATTATTCGTGCATATACAAAACACATTACATCGGACCCTGTTGATGCAATAGATCTAAATGACACACAGGCCGTTGGAGATTTCTTTCATAAAGCACTATGGCAACTACCCTCCATTGAGGACTACAAAGGTTTGGCCGAAGAAAGCGAGTATGCAGCTTGGGTTATCCATAACAGGTATTACCTCAACCATTATACTCTTAGTGTCCATGAATTTACCGAGGAGTTCAATACAATTGAAAAGTTCAATACATTTTTGGAATCAGAAGGGATATCCCTGAACACGGCCGGAGGAAAAATAAAAACCAGTGCTGATGGCTTGTTAAAACAGAGCAGTACCATTGCAAAAATGGTTGAAGCCAAGTTTTCAGGCGGACAAAAAATGGAAATAGCAGGGAGTTATGTTGAATTTGCAGAAAGACTGGTCTTACCTGAATTTCGCAGTTTGGAGCCAACTTCCATCCAACACAAGCACAGGCGCGATGGATTTGAATCTGCCAATGCGGATAAAATTTTTGAAAGCACCTATTCCGAACAGACGGGGAGCATAAAATAA
- a CDS encoding LysR family transcriptional regulator, with the protein MISNTNQLELRSLRYFLVLADTLHYTQAAEILFISQSALSQHIKQLERTLGTPLFNRTNRKVALNRAGELLLKEANLILQQVDHSMERWQLSLDGVMGQLKIGFVGSAMQGFLPPIIKEFSKTHPKINFYLEEFTNTEQLKGLEQEQLDIGFMRSNKVPSDIHIKSVYSENFSLVLPVDHPIDRSNFKNMGQLAEESFILFPNENSPMYYQQIQNLCADYGFSPRISHKSIHGPTIFKLVEYGMGVAIVPNSLRDEFNYNIKFLELDEVPHKTELFAAWKKDNENPALHYFLELI; encoded by the coding sequence ATGATAAGTAATACTAATCAATTAGAGCTACGCTCCTTACGCTATTTCTTGGTTTTGGCAGATACACTGCATTATACCCAAGCTGCAGAGATATTATTTATCTCACAGTCTGCCTTGAGCCAGCATATAAAACAGTTGGAACGAACCCTGGGAACCCCTTTATTCAATAGGACCAATCGGAAGGTAGCACTGAACAGGGCCGGAGAGTTATTGTTGAAGGAGGCCAATCTGATCTTACAGCAGGTGGATCACTCCATGGAGCGTTGGCAATTATCGTTGGATGGGGTAATGGGACAATTGAAAATTGGCTTTGTGGGTTCTGCAATGCAGGGTTTTCTGCCCCCAATTATAAAAGAGTTCAGCAAAACGCATCCCAAAATTAATTTCTATTTGGAAGAGTTTACCAATACCGAACAACTAAAGGGGTTAGAACAAGAACAATTGGATATTGGCTTTATGCGCTCCAACAAAGTCCCGTCAGACATTCATATAAAGTCTGTCTACAGTGAAAATTTTTCATTGGTATTACCCGTGGATCATCCTATTGATCGGTCCAATTTTAAGAACATGGGACAGCTAGCAGAAGAATCTTTCATTCTATTTCCCAATGAAAACAGTCCTATGTACTATCAGCAAATACAGAATCTTTGCGCAGACTACGGTTTTAGTCCCCGAATTTCCCATAAATCCATTCATGGACCTACCATATTTAAGTTGGTAGAATATGGGATGGGGGTTGCTATTGTCCCCAATTCACTCCGTGATGAATTCAATTATAATATTAAATTTCTAGAATTGGATGAGGTACCCCATAAAACGGAACTTTTTGCAGCCTGGAAAAAGGATAATGAAAACCCTGCTTTGCACTATTTTTTGGAATTGATTTAA